The DNA region TATTGTGAGATAGAATTTCGTATACTAAACGTACTTCTTGATGGACGAACTGTATCCAGTTTTGTCATCGTAGTATTTAGACCACAACATCACGCCTCCATACTTGCTAGAGCCTTTGATGGTCGGGAGAACTTGCGAGATCAGGTCCCCAGGAGGAATGTAGCCGCTTCCGGTTGCATCAGGAGCCGCAGGCAATCCCAGGAAAATCTTGGTGGCCGGAATGGAGTTCCATTGTTTCCAAGCCTCTTCGAAATCAGACACATTGTCGGAACTGTATTGGCACGGAGGGTTGTTGTAGAACTGGACCCATACGTAATCAAATAGTCCAGTCTGGAGTGCACGTCCAACCAAAGCATCGGGGAAAGGACACTGAGGAGCCGCTGTTAAGTAGACTCTCTTTCCGCTGTTGTTGTAGCCAGACAGGAACCTTGCAAGATCATCCCAGTGCCGACCCGTGCCTCCCTCGATATCAAAGTCGATCCCATCGAGAACGGCATCCCCCAAGGGGCGAGAGGACGACCTGCCCCCCAAAAAATTATTCCAGAGGTACATCCCGACTTGGCTAGCATCATTTTTAGATGCAATGGAGTAATTTCCTCCCCAACCTCCTCCAATCGAGAGCATCAACTTGACTCCCCTGGCCTGACAGGATTTAATATCAGAGCCGAGACCCATGCACCCGTTGCTGGCAGGGTCACAGTGTCCGGCAAGGTTGAGCACTGGCATCCGCCCGCTGCCAAAGGTCGGAAGGAAGGCTATATTGACGAAGTCATCGTTTCCCGAGGCACAAGTTTCAGCCAACGTGCCCTCGTTTCCATTCTGGCCCTAGTAGACGGCGATTTTACCAGCATCTGAGCTGATGATTGAAACCAAAAGTAGGGAAAGCAGGATGGCTGGGAAAATAGATGATTTAGACATCGTTTCAAGCTTGGTAGGGTAGAGATTTTCCTCACTAGTTTGCTTGAAGTTTAAGCAATTTCAATCTATGGGTGATGATGGAGGAGTCTAGTTAGTACCATGGGATTTTATAGAAGGGAAGCTGAGACTCCTCATATGGACATAGTATATGTATTTAGTTCAGAATCCGTGGATTTCAAGGAACTTTGGCATACCGATCAACAGAATGCTCAAGAAGCCGTATGGACAATATtacgagaaattcaaaatattcctGCATCAGAACCTACCATGCCTTATGTTTTTGGCGATTCATCTCTAACATGTAATTCTTAATTCTGTGAAAATTGTCTGCTCTCTTTGGACCTCTTGTGCACAAATCTGACTTACGTCCATGTCCCAAATGAAACAGATAATAATGTCGTCAACCGCAGAAAGGCTTACAGACCAAACAAGACAAATTGGATTTCTATGTTAGCATGTCCTCTCTAAACATGCATTACGTCCAGCATAGACTGTATGATCCTGTCTGGTACACCAACCGAATCGAATGAATGACAAGCTTTGCATCTGCTGCAAAAGTAAGCACCTGCAAATTTTGCAATTCTCCCAAACTTCAAACCCATATGGTAGCATAGAATAATAAAGGAGAGAAGAAGCAGCTGCAGCGAGACAAAATTCAATTAATCAAAAAAGGAGAGAGGGTCACAGGCCATAAAACTGTTCCTGCTCTTTTATTTGTCCGGCACTTCTTCCATCTAATTCTGAAAGCTTCGATTTTAAACTGTTTTAAGAATCACGATCAGCTCTTCCTGTTTATACCGCACCAAGCAGAAAGCTCGAAAGACCAATCTTTCTTCCTCCCAAACAGAAATTGATGGGTTAATTCTCAGCGATTTCACATAGAAAGGACATTGCACTTTTCATAGCCAAATAACACAATTGATCCAGAAGATACAGTCCCTACAGCAGAGCTCCCCATTTTCAAGCttttcaaaagaaatgaaagattATAGTATATCATTCACAAGCAAGGAAGCTAAAGTGGCTGCAAGAAAATAGAACATTTACATTGAAGCTAATTAGATCTCCATTACAGTAAATATTACGGACCCTTCGTTACAGGCAGAGTCTCTTATAGGTGTCAGATTCAATTAGATTGGTGATAGCCACTTATGAGCTGTCCGACAAAGACGATTTCAAGCTGTCCAACTTATGAGCAAAGGGGAACAACAGGAAGAGAAGCAAATTCAACTGACTTATGAGTACTACTGGTTCGTCATTGATGTCATAGGCATGAATCTGTCTTCCTCCAACCGATCTTTAATATTGCTGCCATCAACAAAATATCCTGCGACTGCGAATCTCTAACTCTCTGATGCCGTTTCATGTCTATTCTGCAAGTCATAGagcagaaaagggaaaacaatCAACTTCCGTTTTACCATATAGACATATTCATTTAcgatttattaaattgaagagtAAGGTGACTATTGAGTAACCGATTTTCTATTTGCACAAGTTCAACCCGACTAAAAACGTCTGCTATGGTATTCGAATAGGTTGGAGTTGATATAGATCAAGTCCTCAATTATGACAATAGTTTTTCCTTGCATTCATATCAACTCATATCTAACCCCCagagaatttttatttttttttaaagggcAAATTTTGTGTTCCTGACTGAGATTTACAGTGTACGGAGAAAAGCTAGCACACAAAGGAAGATATTCTCAGTTGGAAAGAAGTCAGTCCGTTACCAGGGCTCCTTAGATCTCATTCACAGCATTCAGCGTCTCTTGCACTCATGGAGTTTATTCAGTAAGTGGATTGCAGCTAGCATGAGCAAGATCATCATATTCTCTCCTGGCTGATCTGCCTCAACTGCGAACTGAAATCGCCGCTTATCTGAGATCTCAAACTTTTTTCTCGCTGTATTCTTTTAGAAGATTTCTCTAGAATGACTGGGCCCTCAAACTTGAAGAATTCGAGCAGTGGACAGCGTAGAATTACTGGCAGCAGTTAAGGGTTCCTTCAGCAGAAGCCTACAAAGGCAAGTCCCAAGACCCATATACACTCAGACTTCATTAGGAAATAGTCTCAACTGCTTTGGCACAGAGTCAGACAGAACCAATGCACCTTCCTTGTGAGTTGTGGTCCAAGTATGAGAGGTGGGCACTCAATAGTAAATTTGCAAGATAACCTGCAATCCCTTTGTGCCATGCTGGATGAGAGCGAAGTCCTTAAAGGTTCTAGTACTTGGGCGTCTGGTTGGTCAAAGCTCCAGGAGCTATGAGAGAGGCAACTTTTCCACTCTCTTACATTTTTCCAGAAACAACTATTTACTTACAGATGTGATGTTGAAACAATCGACGGTTAGGATAGACTGGCAATCCTTCTACTCTTGAAGAACTTTTATGAAGGTTGTCCAAAGATTAGCCATAAAATTGAAGTGGGAGCTCTGATATCATTCAAATAGCAGTTTCCTCTTCGATTATATTGCACTCCAACCTGCTCGCCTTTCCTCGATTCGGCCCTTCATCGTCCTCCTCACCATCTCTGCCTCTTCCCAGCGTCCGATTGAAGTACACATGTTTGATAGCAGCACATAGTACCCGTCATTTCCTGGGTCAGATTCAATCGCATGCTTCGCTACTCTAACACCTATATCGATCTCACCATGGATCCTACAGGCACTAAGTAGAGCTCCCCAAATTCCTCCATCAGGAGACATGGGCATCGAGAGAACCAACTCCTCAGCTCCCTTCAGATCACCTGACTTGCCGAGAAGGTCCACCATACAAGCATAGTGCTTCAAGTCAGGCTTTATGGAATAAGACTCCATTCTGTCAAAGAGATACTTCCCTTCTTTGACAAGACCCGAGTGTGCACAGGCGGAGAGAAGGCCAAGAAAAGTGAGGTTGTTAGGCCTTCTGTTTGAGTTCTCCATCAGTTGGAAAACATCAATGGCAGATTTTGCATCACCGTGCATCCCATAACAAGAAATCATGACATTCCAGGAGATAACATCTCTCTTGTTCATCGAGTCAAAGATTTGTCTCGATTTCTCAAGCTTCCCACATTTTGCGTACATATCAATCAGAGCTGTTGCGAGGGAaacattcaatttaaattggTTTTCTGTAATGAACTGATGAATCCTTTCTCCGTCCTCCAGAGAAGCAAGATTGGAACAGGCTGAAAGCACTGTTACCAATGTCGCTGAGTTTGGGCTTATGCCTTTTAATCTCATCCTATTAAACAAGGAAATAGCATCGACATAACGTTTATTATGAGCGTAAGCTGACATCAATGTGTTCCATGAAACGACATCTCTCATTGCCTTCGAAAATATACTATGTGCCATTGACAAATCCCCACAACTGCCATAGAAATCAATCAGTGAATTTGCTACTGAGACATCACTGTCCATTAAACATTTGATTGCATAACAATGAAACTGCCTGCCTATAGAGTTTTCTCTCATACGGGAAGATGAAGAAATCACAGAAACCAAGCTGTTGGAATCAGCTTCAATGCCCAAATAATGCATCTCTTTGAACAGCTTGATACAATTCTCCTCTAATCCTATCTTTCCATATCCAAGAACCATTATGTTCCACCGCTCCTTATCAAGTTTATTCCCTCGATCAAATAGCTTATTTGCTATATCCAACTGCCTGAATTTGCAGTACATGGACAAAAGCGCATTGTCAACCATCTGATCGAACAAGTAACGCCTCCTCAGTACTAATCCATGAAACGTTTTCCCCTCAAGGACATTCATTGAATTCCCAAAACCCAAAAGCATGCAACTGATAACAATCCTATCAGGATAAAACTCAGCATCCTGCATTTGGTGAAACAAGGAAATGCATTCTCTCATCTTCCCGACCCTTGCATGTACCCCAATCACTGATGTCCACGTGAAAATATTCTTATCTACAACTTCACAGAAAGACCGATATGCCTCATCAGGGCATTCACACTTTGTATACATGGACAAAACTGAAGACTGCACCACGGGAGAAGACCCAGCTCCATTTTTCACCATTAGACCGTGCAAGCAACTACCCTCCAATAAAGCACCCATATTACCACAAGCTTGAAATGCACCCTCCATGGTCCTAGAATTCGGCCTCACATCGCAACTAAGCATCTCACAAAGAAACTCTAAACCCTTCTCCTCCTCGCCATTCTGAAGACACCCCACTAAAACTGCAGTCCATGCCACAACATCTCTGTCAGGCATTTCATCGAAAATCTTGCAAGCATCCCCGATTTCACCACTCTTGCTGTACATGTACACCAGAGAAGACCCCACTGCGGAACTACACCCCAAAAGGCCGCATTTTGAGGCCAAACCGTGAACGCACATCCCGAAATTAGGCCACCCGGCCTCTCCACAGGCCGACGCAACCATCGGGAGCGTGAAATGATTGGGCAAGCAATCGGCCGACCGCATCTCAGAGAAGAGCTCAAGGGACCGAGAGTAGAGCCCATTGGAGAAGTGGGACTTGATGATCGAGTTCCAGAGGAATGCGTCCTTGTTGGGGGTCCCGCGGAAGATCTCAATGGAGGAAAAAGGAGAGTTGCTGGAAGCATAGAGGTAGATGAGCTTAGCGGAGAAAAAGGGGTTGGCAGAGTTGCCGGAGGTGATGATGAGCGCGTGGGACCGACTGAGGCAATCGCGGGTGGGGCAGTGGGGCGACGAGAGGAAGCGGTCGAGCTGA from Punica granatum isolate Tunisia-2019 chromosome 3, ASM765513v2, whole genome shotgun sequence includes:
- the LOC116201961 gene encoding hevamine-A-like — encoded protein: MPVLNLAGHCDPASNGCMGLGSDIKSCQARGVKLMLSIGGGWGGNYSIASKNDASQVGMYLWNNFLGGRSSSRPLGDAVLDGIDFDIEGGTGRHWDDLARFLSGYNNSGKRVYLTAAPQCPFPDALVGRALQTGLFDYVWVQFYNNPPCQYSSDNVSDFEEAWKQWNSIPATKIFLGLPAAPDATGSGYIPPGDLISQVLPTIKGSSKYGGVMLWSKYYDDKTGYSSSIKKYV
- the LOC116201960 gene encoding pentatricopeptide repeat-containing protein At4g39952, mitochondrial gives rise to the protein MHLLARSPASLIFRRSSSSSISSNSSAVCNYVIAQLDRFLSSPHCPTRDCLSRSHALIITSGNSANPFFSAKLIYLYASSNSPFSSIEIFRGTPNKDAFLWNSIIKSHFSNGLYSRSLELFSEMRSADCLPNHFTLPMVASACGEAGWPNFGMCVHGLASKCGLLGCSSAVGSSLVYMYSKSGEIGDACKIFDEMPDRDVVAWTAVLVGCLQNGEEEKGLEFLCEMLSCDVRPNSRTMEGAFQACGNMGALLEGSCLHGLMVKNGAGSSPVVQSSVLSMYTKCECPDEAYRSFCEVVDKNIFTWTSVIGVHARVGKMRECISLFHQMQDAEFYPDRIVISCMLLGFGNSMNVLEGKTFHGLVLRRRYLFDQMVDNALLSMYCKFRQLDIANKLFDRGNKLDKERWNIMVLGYGKIGLEENCIKLFKEMHYLGIEADSNSLVSVISSSSRMRENSIGRQFHCYAIKCLMDSDVSVANSLIDFYGSCGDLSMAHSIFSKAMRDVVSWNTLMSAYAHNKRYVDAISLFNRMRLKGISPNSATLVTVLSACSNLASLEDGERIHQFITENQFKLNVSLATALIDMYAKCGKLEKSRQIFDSMNKRDVISWNVMISCYGMHGDAKSAIDVFQLMENSNRRPNNLTFLGLLSACAHSGLVKEGKYLFDRMESYSIKPDLKHYACMVDLLGKSGDLKGAEELVLSMPMSPDGGIWGALLSACRIHGEIDIGVRVAKHAIESDPGNDGYYVLLSNMCTSIGRWEEAEMVRRTMKGRIEERRAGWSAI